From the genome of Mesorhizobium japonicum MAFF 303099, one region includes:
- the groL gene encoding chaperonin GroEL (60 kDa chaperone family; promotes refolding of misfolded polypeptides especially under stressful conditions; forms two stacked rings of heptamers to form a barrel-shaped 14mer; ends can be capped by GroES; misfolded proteins enter the barrel where they are refolded when GroES binds) has translation MAAKDVKFSRDARERMLRGVNILADAVKVTLGPKGRNVVIDKSFGAPRITKDGVTVAKEIELEDKFENMGAQMVREVASKTNDIAGDGTTTATVLAQSIVQEGHKAVAAGMNPMDLKRGIDLAVSDVVWTLIKNATKIKTSEEVAQVGTIAGNGDESVGKMIAEAMQKVGNEGVITVEEAKTAETELEVVEGMQFDRGYLSPYFVTNADKMVADLEDAYILLHEKKLSNLQAMLPVLEAVVQTSKPLLIISEDVEGEALATLVVNKLRGGLKIAAVKAPGFGDRRKAMLEDIAILTGGQVISEDLGIKLENVGLDMLGRAKKVSISKENTTIVDGAGKKEEIQGRVAQIKQQIEETTSDYDKEKLQERLAKLAGGVAVIRVGGATEVEVKEKKDRVDDALNATRAAVEEGIVPGGGVALLRASLSINAVGANSDQTAGISIVRRALQAPARQIAANAGAEASIVAGKILENKGATFGFNAQTGEYGDMIAMGIVDPVKVVRTALQDAASVAGLLVTTEAMIAEAPKKESAGGGGMPGGMGGGGMGGMGGMDF, from the coding sequence ATGGCTGCCAAAGACGTGAAATTCTCTCGTGATGCCCGCGAGCGCATGCTGCGCGGTGTCAACATCCTCGCCGACGCGGTGAAGGTGACGCTCGGCCCCAAGGGCCGCAACGTCGTTATCGACAAGTCGTTCGGCGCCCCGCGCATCACCAAGGACGGCGTCACCGTCGCCAAGGAAATCGAGCTTGAAGACAAGTTCGAAAACATGGGCGCTCAGATGGTCCGCGAAGTTGCTTCGAAGACCAACGACATCGCCGGTGACGGCACCACGACCGCAACCGTTCTGGCGCAGTCGATCGTCCAGGAAGGCCACAAGGCGGTTGCTGCCGGCATGAACCCGATGGACCTGAAGCGCGGCATCGACCTCGCGGTTAGCGACGTCGTCTGGACGCTGATCAAGAACGCCACGAAGATCAAGACCTCGGAAGAGGTTGCCCAGGTCGGCACAATCGCCGGCAATGGCGACGAGTCGGTCGGCAAGATGATCGCGGAAGCGATGCAGAAGGTCGGCAACGAAGGCGTCATCACGGTTGAGGAAGCCAAGACCGCCGAGACGGAACTCGAAGTCGTCGAAGGCATGCAGTTCGACCGCGGCTATCTCTCGCCCTACTTCGTCACCAACGCCGACAAGATGGTTGCCGATCTCGAGGACGCCTACATCCTGCTGCACGAGAAGAAGCTCTCGAACCTGCAGGCGATGCTGCCGGTTCTCGAAGCCGTCGTGCAGACCTCGAAGCCGCTGCTCATCATCTCGGAAGACGTCGAAGGCGAGGCCCTGGCCACGCTGGTCGTCAACAAGCTGCGTGGCGGTCTGAAGATCGCCGCCGTCAAGGCGCCGGGCTTCGGTGATCGCCGCAAGGCCATGCTGGAAGACATCGCCATCCTCACCGGTGGCCAGGTCATCTCGGAAGACCTCGGCATCAAGCTCGAGAACGTCGGCCTTGACATGCTCGGCCGCGCCAAGAAGGTGTCGATCTCCAAGGAGAACACCACCATCGTAGACGGTGCCGGCAAGAAGGAAGAGATCCAGGGCCGCGTCGCCCAGATCAAGCAGCAGATCGAGGAGACCACCTCGGACTACGACAAGGAGAAGCTGCAGGAGCGTCTCGCCAAGCTCGCGGGCGGCGTTGCGGTGATCCGCGTCGGCGGTGCGACGGAAGTCGAAGTCAAGGAAAAGAAGGACCGCGTTGACGATGCGCTGAACGCGACACGCGCAGCCGTCGAAGAAGGCATCGTTCCCGGCGGCGGCGTTGCCCTGCTGCGCGCTTCGCTGAGCATCAACGCTGTCGGCGCAAACTCCGACCAGACCGCTGGCATCAGCATCGTGCGTCGTGCGCTGCAGGCTCCGGCCCGCCAGATCGCGGCCAACGCCGGTGCGGAAGCCTCGATCGTTGCCGGCAAGATCCTTGAGAACAAGGGCGCGACCTTCGGTTTCAACGCCCAGACCGGCGAATATGGCGACATGATCGCCATGGGCATCGTCGATCCGGTCAAGGTCGTGCGCACGGCTCTCCAGGACGCGGCCTCGGTCGCCGGCCTGCTGGTCACCACCGAAGCCATGATCGCGGAGGCTCCGAAGAAGGAGTCGGCTGGCGGCGGCGGCATGCCTGGCGGCATGGGCGGCGGCGGCATGGGCGGCATGGGCGGCATGGATTTCTAA
- the panD gene encoding aspartate 1-decarboxylase: protein MRKLVAGKLHGIHVTEANLNYHGSITLDPDHCEAAGILPMEFVEIWNKNSGARISTYVILGERGSRCCILNGAAARTCQPDDPIIVCNSIYLDEAHITSLKPRIVTFDQDNHILDRLSYSVDIDTDGRYSFAILDEADEPLVIPALVSGA, encoded by the coding sequence ATGCGAAAACTAGTCGCCGGCAAGCTGCACGGCATCCACGTCACAGAAGCGAACCTCAACTACCATGGTTCGATAACGCTCGACCCCGACCACTGCGAGGCAGCCGGGATCCTGCCGATGGAATTCGTGGAGATATGGAACAAGAATTCCGGTGCGCGGATTTCGACCTATGTCATCCTCGGCGAGCGCGGCTCACGGTGCTGCATCCTCAACGGAGCGGCGGCTCGCACCTGTCAGCCCGACGACCCGATTATCGTCTGCAACTCCATCTACCTGGACGAAGCGCATATCACTTCGCTGAAGCCGCGCATCGTCACGTTCGACCAGGATAACCACATACTCGACCGCCTGAGCTACTCCGTCGATATTGACACAGACGGCCGTTACAGTTTCGCCATTCTTGACGAGGCGGATGAGCCTTTGGTCATTCCTGCCCTGGTCTCCGGGGCGTGA
- the groES gene encoding co-chaperone GroES, which produces MAQSNLRPLHDRVVVRRVESESKTAGGIIIPDTAKEKPQEGEIIAVGSGARDEAGKLVPLDVKAGDRILFGKWSGTEVKLNGEDLLIMKEADIMGIIG; this is translated from the coding sequence ATGGCACAGTCGAATTTGCGGCCGCTTCATGACCGCGTGGTCGTTCGCCGAGTCGAATCCGAATCCAAGACCGCCGGCGGGATCATCATACCCGACACGGCAAAGGAAAAGCCGCAGGAAGGCGAGATCATCGCCGTCGGTTCCGGCGCCCGCGACGAAGCCGGCAAGCTCGTTCCGCTGGACGTCAAGGCCGGCGACCGCATCCTGTTCGGCAAGTGGTCGGGCACCGAAGTCAAGCTCAATGGCGAAGACCTTCTGATCATGAAGGAAGCCGACATCATGGGCATCATCGGCTAA
- a CDS encoding radical SAM family RiPP maturation amino acid epimerase yields MIAKLVNEIMPSGGQGTAARAHLYPRSERWRQIFDRRTPKERRSLSHIKRFMERLAGDGKFRTALSENLDNPRIVTARYGIEVDPMEMLPLWCGDYLKYRFKPESAPWPLAMMWDEYTREMLRHRDLLRGQGEMSTINPRFHAWRERQIRRCNDEMGELAPSIAHSVIAFELSEGCTVGCWFCGLSAGTFKGYYEYTEEHAEVWRGVLRAASEMFGSAVRTGFCYWATDPIDNPEYDRFLFDYHQITGELPQTTTAAPLKDQALTNRVLELFERYGRVTNRFSVLSTDHLNQIHAAFSPEDLMGVELILQGKDGPTAKAFTGRARARKEKLRAAGKDAAIAVPEGCPTTIACVSGFLVNMRQGRLQLVTPVPGSERWPLGYRIVAQRFFSTPDEFREGLDSIIDENMLESPPPNRPIRFRGDLQYEAGDHCFHLRSRNSEHRVLDGVVPIPIGHLIASGNCTASELIMRATDGASVLAVADLLDQLYAAGVIEEDLDDISLGKTG; encoded by the coding sequence ATGATCGCAAAGCTTGTCAACGAGATAATGCCATCAGGCGGACAAGGGACCGCTGCAAGGGCTCATCTCTACCCCCGGAGCGAACGCTGGCGGCAGATTTTTGATCGGCGCACGCCTAAGGAACGGCGCAGTTTGTCACATATCAAGCGCTTCATGGAGCGGCTGGCCGGTGATGGGAAATTCCGTACGGCGCTTTCCGAGAACCTCGACAACCCTCGGATAGTGACCGCGCGATACGGCATCGAAGTTGACCCAATGGAGATGCTGCCGCTCTGGTGCGGTGACTACCTGAAGTATCGCTTCAAGCCGGAGTCTGCCCCGTGGCCGCTGGCTATGATGTGGGATGAGTATACGCGGGAGATGTTGCGCCATCGCGACCTCCTGCGCGGCCAAGGCGAAATGTCGACTATCAATCCTCGCTTTCATGCCTGGCGCGAGCGCCAAATCCGGCGCTGTAACGACGAAATGGGCGAATTGGCGCCGTCAATCGCGCACTCTGTCATCGCTTTCGAGCTGAGCGAAGGCTGCACCGTCGGTTGCTGGTTCTGTGGCCTCTCGGCGGGTACCTTCAAAGGTTACTATGAATACACTGAGGAGCATGCAGAGGTTTGGCGCGGCGTGCTCCGTGCGGCGAGCGAAATGTTTGGTTCGGCAGTCCGCACTGGCTTCTGTTACTGGGCCACAGACCCGATCGACAACCCGGAGTACGACCGTTTTCTGTTCGACTACCATCAGATCACGGGCGAATTGCCACAAACGACGACGGCGGCCCCGCTCAAGGATCAGGCACTCACCAACCGCGTGCTCGAACTGTTCGAACGCTACGGTCGCGTGACCAATCGTTTCTCAGTGCTAAGCACGGACCATCTTAATCAGATACACGCGGCGTTTTCGCCCGAGGACCTGATGGGGGTCGAACTCATCCTGCAGGGCAAGGACGGGCCGACCGCAAAGGCTTTCACCGGGCGCGCACGAGCGCGGAAGGAGAAACTCAGGGCAGCCGGCAAAGACGCCGCAATCGCCGTGCCGGAGGGCTGTCCCACGACAATCGCCTGTGTTTCTGGCTTTCTCGTGAACATGCGGCAGGGACGTTTACAACTGGTGACGCCGGTACCGGGTAGCGAACGCTGGCCTCTCGGGTACCGAATCGTGGCTCAACGTTTCTTCAGCACGCCCGACGAGTTCCGGGAAGGTCTCGATAGCATCATCGACGAGAATATGCTCGAAAGCCCCCCTCCCAACCGGCCAATTCGCTTCCGCGGAGACCTGCAATACGAGGCAGGGGACCACTGCTTCCATCTCCGCTCACGCAACAGTGAGCATCGAGTGCTCGACGGGGTGGTTCCGATTCCCATTGGCCATCTAATCGCGAGCGGGAACTGTACAGCCTCGGAGCTGATTATGCGGGCCACGGACGGAGCGAGCGTCCTTGCAGTCGCCGACTTGCTCGATCAGCTATACGCGGCTGGGGTGATCGAAGAGGACCTCGACGACATTTCGCTTGGCAAAACGGGATGA
- the hemN gene encoding oxygen-independent coproporphyrinogen III oxidase: protein MLQTKHSEACLPWYFNYPTAPQFSAAIGAEAYGEWLGGLSANDPVSLYIHIPFCRSMCWYCGCPTTITQRDPPNQNYVAALRGEIHLVSELTPQALPVSDVHFGGGTPTLLEPTEFLALTELLRRRFAFRQKTAIAVEIDPRTFTAEMAEALSAAGVNRASLGVQSFDPSVQKAINRIQSVEQTATAVENLRQQGINRINIDLIYGLPNQTMQSCVQTATVAVAMRPQRIAVFGYAHTPSSNKHQRLIEKAGLPDSAARAEQAAAVAETLVAAGYREIGVDHFALPDDELALAQKTGRLRRNSQGYSADTCKTLIAFGASAIGRVGEGYVENAGALEAYSQHIAAGRLATSKGYRLIGEDRVRGAIIERLMCDLEADVPAICAAHGFDWTHFLDSAERLAMLADDGIVDVENGFIRVRHGHRILLRSVAAAFDAYLDQS, encoded by the coding sequence ATGCTACAGACAAAACATAGCGAGGCGTGCCTGCCTTGGTATTTCAATTATCCAACTGCACCGCAGTTCTCCGCAGCGATCGGCGCGGAGGCCTATGGGGAATGGCTCGGCGGCCTATCGGCTAACGATCCCGTATCGCTCTATATCCATATTCCGTTCTGCCGGTCGATGTGCTGGTATTGCGGCTGCCCTACTACCATCACCCAGCGGGACCCGCCGAACCAAAATTACGTGGCGGCGCTGCGCGGCGAGATCCATTTGGTCTCAGAGCTAACGCCGCAGGCGCTGCCCGTGAGCGACGTGCACTTTGGCGGCGGAACGCCCACGCTCCTTGAGCCAACGGAATTCCTCGCCTTGACGGAGCTTCTACGCCGCCGCTTCGCGTTCAGGCAAAAGACCGCCATCGCCGTCGAGATCGATCCGCGCACGTTCACCGCGGAGATGGCCGAAGCCTTAAGTGCAGCCGGGGTGAACCGCGCGAGCCTCGGCGTGCAAAGTTTCGACCCCAGTGTTCAAAAAGCGATCAATCGTATCCAGAGTGTAGAGCAGACGGCGACTGCCGTCGAAAACCTGCGCCAGCAGGGAATAAACCGCATTAACATCGATCTCATCTACGGTCTTCCCAATCAGACGATGCAGTCCTGCGTCCAGACCGCCACGGTGGCGGTGGCGATGCGCCCGCAGCGGATTGCCGTGTTCGGATACGCTCACACGCCGTCTTCTAATAAACATCAGCGCCTCATCGAAAAGGCAGGACTACCGGACAGCGCTGCCCGCGCCGAACAAGCTGCGGCCGTCGCCGAGACGCTGGTTGCTGCCGGCTACCGAGAGATTGGGGTCGACCACTTCGCCTTGCCGGACGACGAGCTCGCATTGGCTCAGAAAACCGGTCGCCTGCGGCGCAACTCCCAAGGTTACTCTGCCGACACCTGCAAAACCCTGATCGCCTTTGGTGCGTCGGCTATCGGGCGTGTTGGAGAGGGTTACGTCGAGAACGCAGGCGCGCTGGAGGCCTATAGTCAGCATATCGCAGCTGGTCGCTTGGCAACGTCGAAGGGCTACCGTCTCATCGGCGAAGACCGCGTCCGAGGCGCAATCATCGAGCGACTGATGTGTGATCTCGAGGCCGACGTACCGGCAATCTGTGCCGCCCACGGATTTGATTGGACCCATTTTCTCGATTCAGCTGAGCGCTTGGCGATGCTGGCCGACGACGGGATAGTGGACGTCGAGAATGGCTTCATCCGCGTGCGGCATGGCCATCGCATTTTGCTTCGCTCTGTTGCTGCCGCGTTCGACGCTTATCTCGACCAATCGTAG
- a CDS encoding arylamine N-acetyltransferase family protein encodes MAFNIAIYLNRIGLARVPTTVDGLVALQQAQMRAIPFENIDVLLGDIPNLTENSIWAKLINARRGGYCFELNKLFGLALEALGFTIQPILCRVRMGAAEGGPRTHQAFILTIEGVDWLADAGFGGPAPIAPLRIDTEELQTAGRDVFRLRADSASGELVVERKNGNEWFPLYGFDRATALPSDFEGANFICARWDRSPFPSSLMMSVLTAEGPANLFNKDFSLIRNQIEETETLKTKSELQRVLSDVFRLHLPRSTIDSLWEKLGSRGRV; translated from the coding sequence ATGGCATTCAATATTGCGATCTATCTGAATCGTATCGGCCTTGCTCGAGTGCCGACAACGGTCGACGGTCTTGTTGCCCTTCAGCAGGCTCAAATGCGCGCGATTCCCTTTGAAAACATCGATGTGCTGTTGGGTGATATACCCAATCTGACTGAGAATTCGATCTGGGCCAAACTGATCAATGCCCGGCGAGGGGGGTATTGCTTCGAATTGAACAAGTTGTTTGGCTTGGCGCTCGAAGCACTCGGTTTCACGATCCAGCCCATCCTTTGCAGAGTGCGTATGGGTGCTGCGGAGGGTGGGCCACGCACACACCAGGCATTCATCTTAACCATCGAGGGCGTCGACTGGCTCGCCGACGCTGGCTTCGGTGGTCCAGCACCGATTGCACCGCTACGGATCGATACAGAGGAACTGCAAACAGCTGGCCGTGACGTGTTTCGCCTGCGAGCTGACTCCGCCAGCGGAGAACTCGTCGTTGAACGCAAGAACGGGAATGAATGGTTCCCTCTTTATGGTTTCGATCGAGCCACCGCCTTGCCCTCAGATTTTGAGGGCGCCAACTTCATCTGCGCTCGCTGGGACCGTTCGCCGTTTCCATCCAGCCTCATGATGAGCGTGCTGACAGCCGAAGGGCCTGCGAACTTGTTCAACAAGGATTTCAGCTTGATTCGGAACCAAATTGAGGAAACAGAAACCCTCAAAACGAAGAGCGAACTGCAGCGAGTCTTGTCCGATGTTTTTCGGCTGCACCTTCCTCGGTCCACGATTGATTCGTTGTGGGAAAAGCTTGGGTCGCGTGGACGGGTATAG
- a CDS encoding beta-ketoacyl-ACP synthase III: MSKSSRILGFGHHTPGRKVANAEIENNLGLEPGWIERRTGIRSRFWATDGDTLSGLATQAGDIALANAGIDRSDIGLLLLATSTPDHLLPPSAPLVAHKLGLGRAGAVDLTGACAGFVYALMFADGFTRLHGKPALVIAANILSRRINPAERASSVLFADAAGALVIGPCEDPYQGILGASVDSDGSRYGLIQIPAGGSNTPFHGELDLEQTRMTITDGREVFAKAVEMMTACSQDALAAARMRPQDIDRFVPHQANARIFDAVGRNLGIADEAIVKTIAEYGNSSAATIPLSLSLAHRAAPFRPGEKVLLAAAGAGLSGGALVVGI, from the coding sequence ATGAGCAAGTCGTCGCGCATTCTCGGGTTCGGTCATCATACGCCTGGGCGCAAGGTGGCGAATGCCGAGATCGAGAACAATCTCGGCCTCGAGCCGGGCTGGATCGAAAGGCGTACCGGAATCCGTTCGCGCTTCTGGGCAACGGACGGAGACACGCTGTCTGGTCTTGCCACGCAGGCTGGCGACATCGCGCTGGCGAACGCCGGTATTGACCGCAGCGACATCGGGCTGCTGTTGCTTGCCACCTCGACACCCGACCACCTTCTGCCGCCCAGTGCACCCTTGGTCGCGCACAAGCTCGGCCTTGGCCGCGCAGGCGCGGTCGATCTGACCGGCGCCTGCGCCGGCTTCGTCTATGCGCTGATGTTCGCGGACGGGTTCACCCGCCTGCACGGCAAACCAGCGCTGGTCATCGCCGCCAACATCCTCAGCCGCCGCATCAATCCAGCCGAGCGCGCGAGCTCAGTCCTTTTCGCCGATGCCGCCGGCGCCCTGGTGATCGGTCCTTGCGAGGATCCCTATCAGGGTATTCTCGGCGCTTCGGTGGATTCCGACGGCTCGCGCTACGGGCTGATCCAGATCCCGGCAGGCGGAAGCAACACCCCGTTCCATGGCGAGCTCGATCTCGAGCAGACCCGCATGACGATCACCGACGGCCGCGAAGTGTTCGCCAAGGCGGTTGAGATGATGACTGCCTGCTCGCAGGACGCACTCGCGGCGGCCCGGATGCGGCCGCAGGACATCGATCGGTTCGTACCGCACCAGGCCAATGCCCGCATTTTCGATGCGGTCGGGCGAAACCTCGGCATCGCCGATGAAGCGATCGTCAAGACGATCGCCGAGTATGGCAACTCTTCCGCCGCGACGATCCCGCTCTCGCTGTCGCTCGCCCATCGGGCGGCGCCGTTCCGGCCGGGGGAGAAGGTTCTTCTGGCGGCCGCGGGTGCGGGTCTTAGCGGCGGTGCGCTCGTCGTTGGAATTTAG